The following is a genomic window from SAR202 cluster bacterium.
TGAGCCTGTTGACGAGGTCCAGGGCTTCTTTGCGGTTCGGGTTATGTACGAAGCCGATGTACTGGGCGGGCATCTGGAGTCCTTGGCGGGCGGCCACTGGGCCGGAGTGGTCCGGGCGGCAGCCCGCCCACGGAGATTATACGCCCACAGGCGTCAGGCGGGGAGAAGGAGTGCGACGGCAGACCGGGCGGCGTCCATGAGCCACGCCGGGTATATGCCGAACGCCAGCACGCCGGCGGCGGTCACAAGCAGCGCCGCGCGCATGGGGAGAGCGGACGGCACTTGCTCGGCACCCTGCGGCGGAGCGGTGAAGTACATGGCTTTCACGACGCGCAGGTAGTAGTACGCGCCAACGACGCTGTTCAGCACGCCCGCAAGCACCAGCCAGGCGAGGTCCGCCTCAATTGCTGCCGAGAAGAGGAAGAGCTTGCCGACGAAACCTACTGTCGGCGGGATGCCCGTCAGCGAGATCAGGGCAAAGGTGAGGACGGCCGCGAGGTAAGGCGCACGCCTGCCCATCCCGGCGAAATCGTCTATATGGTCGCTGTTGATCCGGTTGGTGATCGCTATGATCGCCGCAAATGCGGCAAGGTTCATCACCGCGTACCCGCTGAGGTAAAAGAGGACGCTCGCAGGGCCAAGGACGGAATCGTCGCCGGTTCGCGCGGTAACCGACGCCAGCCCCACGAGGATATACCCGGCGTGGGCGATGGTGGAGTACGCGAGCATGCGCTTGATGTTGCTCTGGGCGATGGCCACCAGGTTTCCGATGGTCATCGAAGCGACGGAGAGGACCGCAAAAATGGTGCTCCATTCTACACTGAGCACGTCCAGCGAAAACGCGACGTAGAAGACGCGGAGAATGACCGCGAAGCCCGCCGCTTTGGAGGCGACGGACAGGAATGCGGTAACCGGCGTGGGCGCGCCCTCGTAAACGTCGGGCGCCCACATGTGGAACGGGAAAGCGGCGATTTTGAAGCCGAATCCCGCGATCATCAGCACGACGGCCGCGAGGAGCGCATAGCTGCCGAAGGGCTCCTCGGCGCTGAGGTCTATCTGCCCGAGGCGCATCGCGATCTCGTCGAGCTGGACTGTGCCGGTGAAGCCGTAGAGGAGCACCATGCCATAGAGCAGGAGCGCAGAGCTCACTCCGCTTAGGACGAGGAACTTCATGCCGGACTCCGACGAGCGGCCGTCTCTCAGGAATGCGGCCATCGCCGCTAGCGGGAGCGCCGACAGCTCAAGGGAGATGTAGATGGAGATT
Proteins encoded in this region:
- a CDS encoding NADH-quinone oxidoreductase subunit N, with amino-acid sequence MTLHDLFLVSPEAAMAALGLVVLLVDIIVPRRGVAAIVAFVGLVVPLALTVALFGSLEPDGAVENTGVFANSLSLDRFSLFFKFFFIGVVAIVILMSTDYVRKFDTFRAEFYSLLLFSTTGMMLMASTRDLISIYISLELSALPLAAMAAFLRDGRSSESGMKFLVLSGVSSALLLYGMVLLYGFTGTVQLDEIAMRLGQIDLSAEEPFGSYALLAAVVLMIAGFGFKIAAFPFHMWAPDVYEGAPTPVTAFLSVASKAAGFAVILRVFYVAFSLDVLSVEWSTIFAVLSVASMTIGNLVAIAQSNIKRMLAYSTIAHAGYILVGLASVTARTGDDSVLGPASVLFYLSGYAVMNLAAFAAIIAITNRINSDHIDDFAGMGRRAPYLAAVLTFALISLTGIPPTVGFVGKLFLFSAAIEADLAWLVLAGVLNSVVGAYYYLRVVKAMYFTAPPQGAEQVPSALPMRAALLVTAAGVLAFGIYPAWLMDAARSAVALLLPA